One Gaiella occulta genomic window carries:
- a CDS encoding allantoate amidohydrolase: MEASARARRVSERIDTLAAISEEPDRLTRRFATPALREAAEAVAGWMEAAGMAARLDAIGNVVGRYEGSAPGAAALLIGSHLDTVRDAGRFDGMLGVVLGVAAVERLAARGERLPFAIEVAGFADEEGVRYGTAYLGSKALAGSFDPAYLGLLDEDGISMADAIRAAGGDPDGIAGCARAAGSLLGYCEVHMEQGPVLEAEGLPVGVVTAIAGQTRARVTLDGEAGHAGTVPMGLRHDALAGAAALVLEVERVGRETGGLVATVGELAVLPGAGNVVPGRALLSLDVRHASDEARVAAVASIRASAAGIAAARGLELGWDVLQETGAVPTSQPLTTLLETAIESGGLPVRRLVSGAGHDAAVMAAVTPACMLFVRCAGGVSHSPAEEVTEADVAVAIEVLDRFLHRVAARPG, encoded by the coding sequence ATGGAAGCGAGCGCTCGGGCGCGGCGCGTGAGCGAGCGTATCGACACCCTGGCCGCGATCAGCGAGGAGCCGGACAGGTTGACGCGGCGCTTCGCGACGCCCGCTCTGCGCGAGGCCGCGGAGGCGGTCGCGGGGTGGATGGAGGCCGCCGGCATGGCCGCCCGGCTCGACGCGATCGGGAACGTCGTCGGCCGCTACGAGGGATCCGCGCCGGGCGCTGCGGCGCTCCTGATCGGCTCGCACCTCGACACGGTCCGGGACGCCGGCCGCTTCGACGGCATGCTGGGGGTTGTCCTGGGCGTCGCCGCCGTCGAGCGCCTGGCCGCACGCGGCGAGCGGCTGCCGTTCGCGATCGAGGTCGCCGGCTTCGCCGACGAGGAGGGCGTCCGCTACGGCACCGCCTACCTCGGCAGCAAGGCGCTCGCCGGCAGCTTCGACCCCGCCTACCTCGGGCTCCTCGACGAGGACGGCATCTCGATGGCCGACGCGATCCGCGCGGCCGGGGGCGACCCCGACGGCATCGCCGGCTGCGCCCGTGCGGCCGGGAGCCTGCTCGGCTACTGCGAGGTGCACATGGAGCAGGGCCCGGTGCTCGAGGCCGAGGGCCTCCCCGTCGGGGTGGTGACGGCGATCGCCGGCCAGACGCGCGCCCGCGTCACCCTCGACGGCGAGGCCGGGCACGCCGGCACCGTCCCGATGGGGCTGCGGCACGACGCGCTCGCCGGTGCGGCGGCGCTCGTGCTCGAGGTCGAGCGTGTCGGACGGGAGACGGGCGGCCTCGTCGCCACCGTCGGCGAGCTGGCCGTCCTTCCCGGCGCCGGCAACGTCGTCCCCGGACGGGCGCTGCTCAGCCTCGACGTGCGCCACGCGAGCGACGAGGCGCGCGTCGCGGCCGTCGCCTCGATCCGCGCATCCGCGGCGGGCATCGCCGCCGCGCGCGGCCTCGAGCTCGGCTGGGACGTGCTCCAGGAGACCGGCGCCGTCCCCACCTCGCAGCCCCTCACGACGCTGCTCGAGACGGCGATCGAGAGCGGCGGGCTGCCGGTGCGCAGGCTCGTCAGCGGCGCCGGCCACGACGCGGCGGTGATGGCCGCGGTCACGCCCGCCTGCATGCTCTTCGTCCGCTGTGCCGGCGGCGTCAGCCACAGCCCGGCGGAGGAGGTGACGGAAGCGGACGTCGCCGTCGCGATCGAGGTGCTCGACCGCTTCCTTCATCGGGTCGCCGCGCGTCCAGGCTGA
- the ade gene encoding adenine deaminase — translation MSHLARRLAVARGDAPADLVVRGGRVFSVFTREWLDVDIAVVDGVVAGLGAYEGDETLDADGRFVVPGFVDAHMHLESVKLLVDEFARLVLPFGTTAVVADPHEIANVLGVDGVHWLLDASSGLQLEVFFMAPSCVPASPFESPRRPLGPGDLEALMRRRRVLGLAEMMNFPGVVGGSAAELSKLALEGAAHVDGHAPGLRGKELQAYAAAGIASDHEALTVEEGRERLRAGMWLLIREASMARNLRALLPLVLEYGPGRIAFCTDDRDPEDIADGGHINGMVRDAVAQGVTPEDALLMASLHPAQWHGLGHLGAIAPGYQADLLLLPDLERFVPDIVLKRGRPLRDAVSAPVPDWVRQTVRIRPVTAADFAIPWAGGAARTIGLIEDQVVTESLAREPALRDGHAVADAGRDLAKIAVVERHLASGRIGLGFVAGSGLQRGALASTVAHDAHNLVVVGMSDEEMAFAVEHLARIGGGVVAVADGRVVADCPLPVAGLLSDAPLAEVIAESRACNQAAAELGWSGATPFLTLAFLALSVIPALKITDRGLVDVDRFALVPLDATRS, via the coding sequence ATGTCGCACCTGGCCCGGAGGCTGGCGGTAGCCCGCGGCGACGCGCCCGCGGATCTCGTCGTCCGCGGCGGCCGCGTCTTCTCCGTCTTCACACGCGAGTGGCTCGACGTCGACATCGCCGTCGTCGACGGCGTCGTCGCCGGGCTCGGCGCCTACGAAGGGGACGAGACCCTGGACGCGGACGGCCGCTTCGTCGTGCCCGGGTTCGTCGACGCCCACATGCACCTCGAGTCGGTGAAGCTGCTCGTCGACGAGTTCGCGCGCCTCGTGCTCCCGTTCGGCACGACCGCGGTCGTCGCCGACCCGCACGAGATCGCAAACGTGCTCGGGGTCGACGGAGTGCACTGGCTGCTCGACGCGTCGTCGGGGCTGCAGCTCGAGGTGTTCTTCATGGCGCCGTCGTGCGTGCCGGCGTCTCCGTTCGAGTCGCCGCGGCGGCCGCTCGGCCCCGGCGACCTCGAGGCGCTGATGCGGCGTCGGCGCGTGCTCGGGCTCGCGGAGATGATGAACTTCCCCGGTGTCGTCGGCGGGTCGGCCGCGGAGCTCTCGAAGCTCGCGCTCGAGGGCGCCGCCCACGTCGACGGGCACGCGCCCGGACTGCGCGGCAAGGAGCTGCAGGCCTACGCGGCGGCCGGCATCGCCTCGGATCACGAGGCGCTCACCGTCGAGGAAGGGCGCGAGCGCCTGCGCGCCGGCATGTGGCTGCTGATCCGGGAGGCGTCGATGGCACGCAACCTGCGGGCGCTGCTGCCGCTCGTGCTCGAGTACGGGCCGGGCCGCATCGCGTTCTGCACCGACGACCGCGACCCCGAGGACATCGCCGACGGCGGGCACATCAACGGCATGGTGCGCGACGCGGTCGCCCAGGGAGTGACGCCGGAGGACGCGCTGCTGATGGCGTCTCTCCACCCGGCGCAATGGCACGGGCTCGGCCATCTCGGCGCGATCGCGCCCGGCTACCAGGCCGACCTGCTCCTCCTGCCCGACCTCGAGCGCTTCGTGCCCGACATCGTGCTCAAGCGCGGACGGCCGCTCCGGGACGCCGTCTCCGCGCCCGTCCCGGATTGGGTACGGCAGACCGTCCGCATCCGGCCCGTCACCGCCGCCGACTTCGCGATCCCGTGGGCGGGCGGCGCGGCGCGCACGATCGGGCTGATCGAGGATCAGGTCGTGACGGAGTCGCTCGCGCGCGAGCCCGCGCTGCGGGACGGGCACGCGGTCGCCGACGCCGGCCGCGACCTCGCCAAGATCGCGGTCGTCGAGCGCCATCTCGCGTCCGGCAGGATCGGGCTCGGCTTCGTCGCCGGCTCCGGCCTGCAGCGCGGCGCCCTCGCCTCGACCGTCGCCCACGACGCCCACAACCTCGTCGTCGTCGGGATGAGCGACGAGGAGATGGCGTTCGCGGTCGAGCACCTGGCGCGGATCGGCGGGGGCGTCGTCGCCGTCGCGGACGGGAGGGTGGTCGCCGACTGCCCGCTTCCCGTCGCGGGGCTGCTCTCCGACGCGCCGCTCGCCGAGGTGATCGCAGAGAGCCGCGCCTGCAACCAGGCTGCCGCGGAGCTCGGGTGGTCGGGGGCGACGCCGTTCCTGACGCTCGCGTTCCTCGCGCTCTCCGTGATTCCGGCCCTGAAGATCACCGACCGGGGACTCGTCGACGTCGACCGCTTCGCGCTCGTCCCGCTCGACGCGACGCGCTCATGA
- the guaB gene encoding IMP dehydrogenase: MSEIALGLTYDDVLLVPRRSRVRSRRDVCTRSRFTSAIELEVPIVSANMDTVTTASMAVAMAQLGGIGVVHRFLSIDEEVNEVRRVKRYLTHVVAEPYGVAPQLTLAQARAEAARLDVTGFLVVDPGQRLLGLLTARDMLAGDDGDRVETLMTPFERLVTAAPGIGLDEARRVLTASRIEKLPLVDAQGRVRGLITLRDLAAAERYPLATRDGLGRLRVAAAVGIRGDYLERAEALVAAEADALVLDIAHGHADGAIEAVAELKRRWPEMEVVAGNVATGDGVRDLAGAGADAVKVGIGPGFACTTRLVAGVGVPQFSAVLDCAAAAREVGVPLIADGGIRRAGHVATAVGAGASTVMVGSLFAGRDESPGDVVRRRGQQFKVYRGMASRSAAAARLALEGRGDSLDQYVAEGEEMEFPLRGPVAAIVDELVGGLRSGMSYVDAASIDEFWEKARFVRQTEAGARESHPGSPD, translated from the coding sequence ATGAGCGAGATCGCCCTCGGCCTCACCTACGACGACGTGCTGCTCGTGCCGCGCCGGTCGCGCGTGCGCTCGCGCCGGGACGTCTGCACGCGCTCGCGCTTCACGTCGGCGATCGAGCTCGAGGTGCCGATCGTGTCCGCCAACATGGATACGGTCACGACCGCGTCGATGGCGGTGGCGATGGCGCAGCTCGGCGGCATCGGGGTCGTCCACCGCTTCCTCTCGATCGACGAGGAGGTGAACGAGGTGCGTCGCGTCAAGCGCTACCTCACCCACGTCGTCGCCGAGCCGTACGGGGTGGCGCCGCAGCTCACGCTGGCGCAGGCGCGCGCCGAGGCCGCCCGCCTCGACGTCACCGGGTTCCTCGTCGTCGATCCCGGGCAACGGCTGCTCGGCCTCCTCACCGCTCGTGACATGCTCGCCGGCGACGACGGCGACCGCGTCGAGACGCTGATGACGCCGTTCGAACGGCTCGTCACGGCCGCGCCCGGCATCGGTCTCGACGAGGCGCGGCGCGTGCTGACCGCGAGCCGGATCGAGAAGCTCCCGCTCGTCGACGCGCAGGGGCGCGTGCGCGGGCTGATCACGCTCCGCGATCTCGCGGCAGCCGAGCGCTACCCGCTCGCGACGCGCGACGGCCTCGGGCGCCTGCGGGTGGCGGCGGCGGTCGGCATTCGCGGCGACTACCTCGAGCGCGCCGAGGCGCTCGTCGCCGCCGAGGCCGACGCGCTCGTGCTCGACATCGCGCACGGGCACGCCGACGGGGCGATCGAGGCGGTGGCGGAGCTGAAGCGCAGGTGGCCGGAGATGGAGGTCGTGGCGGGCAACGTCGCGACCGGCGACGGTGTGCGAGATCTCGCCGGCGCAGGCGCCGACGCCGTCAAGGTCGGGATCGGCCCCGGCTTCGCGTGCACGACGCGGCTCGTCGCCGGCGTCGGCGTGCCGCAGTTCTCGGCCGTGCTCGACTGCGCGGCCGCGGCGCGCGAGGTCGGGGTGCCCTTGATCGCCGACGGCGGCATCCGGCGCGCCGGGCACGTGGCGACGGCGGTGGGGGCGGGCGCGAGCACGGTGATGGTGGGGAGCCTGTTCGCGGGGCGCGACGAGAGCCCGGGGGACGTGGTGCGCCGCCGGGGGCAGCAGTTCAAGGTGTACCGCGGCATGGCCTCGCGGTCGGCGGCGGCCGCGCGGCTCGCGCTCGAAGGGCGCGGCGACTCGCTCGACCAGTACGTCGCCGAGGGCGAGGAGATGGAGTTCCCGCTCCGCGGCCCCGTGGCGGCGATCGTCGACGAGCTCGTGGGCGGCCTGCGCAGCGGCATGAGCTACGTCGACGCCGCCTCAATCGACGAGTTCTGGGAGAAGGCGCGGTTCGTCCGCCAGACGGAGGCGGGCGCGCGCGAATCCCACCCCGGCTCCCCGGACTGA
- a CDS encoding 8-oxoguanine deaminase: protein MAVTPASDTVLYANGVVVTMDDDSSEHAPGWVMTDGATIAAVGAGPEPDAATRVDLHGAVVTPGLVNTHHHLYQTLTRTRAQQADLFTWLRELYPVWSRIDAEAEYAAARAGLAELALSGCTTVFDHHYVFPRGRGGLIEAEVQAARELGVRIVASRGSMDLGVSDGGLPPDELVEDLDAVLAETERLAAALHEPGAGAHVQIAVAPCSPFSVTGRLMEESAALARRLGLPLHTHLAETLEEEAYCVELYGCRPVEYLERLGWLAGDVWCAHCVHLSARDIEQFARTGTGVAHCPTSNLRLGAGVAPVREMLDAGVRVGLGVDGSASNERGDLFLEVKQALLVARGRGGGGAMTARDAIRLGTRGGAAVLGRDDIGSLEPGRCADFAVWRSDGLELGGADDPVAGIVFAGPQRVDRLVVGGREIVRDGALVHADEAEIAQAHRFQARRFAR, encoded by the coding sequence GTGGCAGTGACCCCGGCAAGCGACACCGTGCTGTACGCGAACGGCGTCGTCGTGACGATGGACGACGACTCCAGCGAACACGCCCCGGGGTGGGTCATGACCGACGGCGCGACGATCGCCGCCGTCGGCGCTGGACCCGAGCCGGACGCGGCGACGCGCGTCGACCTGCACGGCGCCGTCGTCACGCCGGGTCTCGTCAACACCCACCATCACCTCTACCAGACGCTGACGCGCACGCGGGCCCAGCAGGCCGACCTGTTCACGTGGCTGCGCGAGCTCTACCCGGTGTGGTCGCGGATCGACGCCGAGGCGGAGTACGCGGCGGCGCGCGCCGGCCTCGCCGAGCTCGCGCTCTCCGGCTGCACGACGGTGTTCGACCACCACTACGTCTTCCCGCGCGGCCGCGGCGGGCTCATCGAGGCGGAGGTGCAGGCCGCGCGCGAGCTCGGGGTGCGCATCGTCGCCTCGCGCGGCTCGATGGACCTGGGCGTCTCCGACGGCGGCCTGCCGCCCGACGAGCTCGTCGAGGACCTCGACGCCGTGCTCGCCGAGACGGAGCGCCTCGCCGCCGCCCTGCACGAGCCGGGAGCGGGGGCGCACGTCCAGATCGCGGTCGCCCCCTGCTCGCCGTTCTCGGTCACGGGCCGGCTGATGGAGGAGTCGGCTGCGCTCGCCAGGCGGCTCGGGCTGCCGCTCCACACGCACCTGGCCGAGACGCTGGAGGAGGAGGCGTACTGCGTCGAGCTGTACGGCTGCCGCCCCGTGGAGTACCTCGAGCGGCTCGGCTGGCTGGCCGGCGACGTCTGGTGCGCGCACTGCGTCCACCTGTCCGCGCGCGACATCGAGCAGTTCGCGCGCACCGGCACCGGTGTCGCCCACTGCCCGACGTCGAACCTGCGGCTGGGCGCGGGCGTGGCGCCGGTGCGGGAGATGCTCGACGCCGGCGTGCGCGTCGGTCTCGGCGTCGACGGCTCCGCTTCGAACGAGCGTGGCGACCTGTTCCTCGAGGTGAAGCAGGCGCTGCTCGTCGCGCGCGGGCGAGGCGGCGGCGGCGCGATGACGGCGCGTGACGCGATCCGGCTCGGCACGCGGGGCGGCGCGGCCGTGCTCGGCCGCGACGACATCGGCTCGCTCGAGCCCGGCAGGTGCGCCGACTTCGCCGTCTGGCGCAGCGACGGCCTCGAGCTCGGCGGCGCCGACGACCCGGTGGCGGGGATCGTCTTCGCCGGCCCGCAGCGCGTCGACCGGCTCGTCGTCGGAGGCCGGGAGATCGTCCGCGACGGTGCGCTCGTCCACGCCGACGAGGCGGAGATCGCGCAGGCACATCGTTTCCAGGCGCGAAGATTCGCCCGGTGA
- a CDS encoding hydroxyisourate hydrolase, protein MSASLSTHVLDTAAGAPAAGVTVELLRGGDPVAHARTDADGRARLAESLEPGLYRLVFHPPSTFFHRVELEIELVDGHYHVPLLVSPFSCASYRGS, encoded by the coding sequence GTGAGCGCCTCCCTCTCCACGCACGTGCTCGACACCGCGGCCGGGGCCCCGGCCGCCGGCGTCACGGTCGAGCTGCTGCGCGGAGGCGATCCCGTCGCGCACGCGCGCACCGACGCAGACGGCCGCGCCCGTCTCGCCGAGAGCCTCGAGCCCGGCCTCTACCGCCTCGTCTTCCATCCTCCCTCCACGTTCTTCCACCGCGTCGAGCTCGAGATCGAGCTCGTGGACGGCCACTACCACGTCCCGCTCCTCGTCTCCCCCTTCTCGTGCGCGAGCTACCGCGGCAGCTGA
- a CDS encoding 2-oxo-4-hydroxy-4-carboxy-5-ureidoimidazoline decarboxylase: MRELPRQLSVDELAGLFEGRTRFLERLSRREDPLGTALDVIEQLSLEEKREVLDAHPAIGQRAGLSARSAAEQGTDDDPAVLAELARLNADYESRHGFRFVVFVNRRPKAEILEVLKARIGNPTDVELETALAELVAIAVDRWRRG, encoded by the coding sequence GTGCGCGAGCTACCGCGGCAGCTGAGCGTCGACGAGCTCGCCGGGCTCTTCGAGGGGCGGACGCGGTTCCTCGAGCGCCTTTCCAGGCGGGAGGACCCGCTCGGAACGGCGCTCGACGTGATCGAGCAGCTCTCGCTCGAGGAGAAGAGGGAGGTGCTCGACGCGCACCCCGCCATCGGGCAGCGCGCTGGGCTGTCGGCGCGCTCGGCGGCCGAGCAGGGCACGGATGACGACCCGGCCGTGCTCGCGGAGCTCGCCCGCCTCAACGCCGACTACGAGTCCCGCCACGGCTTCCGCTTCGTCGTCTTCGTCAACCGCCGGCCGAAGGCCGAGATCCTCGAGGTGCTGAAGGCTCGCATCGGCAACCCCACCGACGTCGAGCTCGAGACGGCGCTCGCCGAGCTCGTCGCGATCGCCGTCGACCGCTGGAGGCGCGGATGA
- a CDS encoding urate hydroxylase PuuD, which produces MSTLATFLDPYLTDWLNLLLRWLHVIAAMAWIGASFYFVLLDQSLEAPKTIDDIRDGVGGELWEVHGGGFYHVKKYRVAPPLLPEHLAWFKWEAYTTWLSGFGLMVVLYYFNASAYLIDPQVADLSSWQAVGISVGLLAAAWVVYDVLCRGLVGSDVVVWLLIVAFTAAAAWGSTQLFQPRAAFLQVGAMLGTIMAGNVFFNIIPAHWELIRAKRAGRDPDPTPGIVAKQRSVHNNYFTLPVLFTMIAGHVSFTYGARHAWLVLLVIMFLGAWARLFFNLRHQGRTIWTMPAIGAVIVLALALALRPGGGGGEGATAAAAVTFAQVQPVIQQRCAGCHSLAPTQPGFASPPAGLVLTTPAQIAARAADIRRLVASKAMPLGNVTGMTSDERALVIGWVEQGAPTGG; this is translated from the coding sequence ATGAGCACCCTGGCGACGTTCCTCGACCCGTACCTGACCGACTGGCTCAACCTGCTGCTCCGCTGGCTGCACGTGATCGCGGCGATGGCATGGATCGGGGCCTCCTTCTACTTCGTGCTGCTCGACCAGTCGCTCGAGGCGCCGAAGACGATCGACGACATCCGCGACGGCGTCGGCGGCGAGCTGTGGGAGGTGCACGGCGGCGGCTTCTACCACGTCAAGAAGTACAGGGTCGCGCCGCCGCTGCTGCCCGAGCATCTCGCCTGGTTCAAGTGGGAGGCGTACACGACGTGGCTGTCGGGGTTCGGCCTCATGGTCGTCCTCTACTACTTCAACGCGAGCGCGTACCTGATCGACCCGCAGGTGGCCGACCTCAGCTCGTGGCAGGCGGTCGGCATCAGCGTCGGGCTGCTCGCCGCCGCCTGGGTCGTCTACGACGTGCTCTGCCGCGGGCTGGTCGGCAGCGACGTCGTGGTCTGGCTGCTGATCGTCGCCTTCACGGCCGCCGCCGCGTGGGGCTCCACGCAGCTGTTCCAGCCGCGGGCGGCGTTCCTCCAGGTGGGCGCGATGCTCGGGACGATCATGGCCGGCAACGTGTTCTTCAACATCATTCCGGCGCACTGGGAGCTGATCCGCGCCAAGCGAGCCGGCCGCGACCCCGACCCGACGCCGGGAATCGTGGCCAAGCAGCGCTCCGTGCACAACAACTACTTCACGCTGCCGGTGCTGTTCACGATGATCGCCGGGCACGTCTCGTTCACCTACGGTGCCCGCCACGCCTGGCTCGTGCTGCTCGTGATCATGTTCCTCGGCGCGTGGGCACGTCTGTTCTTCAACCTGCGCCACCAGGGGCGCACGATCTGGACGATGCCCGCGATCGGCGCCGTGATCGTCCTCGCGCTCGCGCTCGCGCTACGGCCCGGCGGCGGCGGCGGCGAGGGCGCGACGGCCGCCGCCGCGGTGACGTTCGCGCAGGTGCAGCCCGTGATCCAGCAGCGCTGCGCCGGCTGCCACTCCCTCGCCCCGACGCAGCCGGGTTTCGCGAGCCCGCCCGCGGGTCTCGTGCTGACGACGCCGGCGCAGATCGCCGCGCGCGCCGCCGACATCCGGCGGCTCGTCGCCTCGAAGGCGATGCCGCTCGGGAACGTCACCGGCATGACGAGCGACGAGCGCGCCCTCGTCATCGGCTGGGTCGAGCAGGGCGCGCCGACGGGAGGGTAG
- a CDS encoding DUF3830 family protein, translated as MIEITAGGFSFVARLEEEAAPQTVAAFRRLLPLESRIIHVRWSGEAGWIPFGDLDLGLGPENATCYPHPGEIVLYPGGVSETEILLAYGYVNFASKAGQLAGNHFATIVEGNESLYTLGRKFLWEGAQEIVFREAP; from the coding sequence ATGATCGAGATCACGGCAGGGGGCTTCTCGTTCGTCGCGCGCCTCGAGGAGGAGGCCGCGCCGCAGACGGTGGCGGCGTTCCGGCGGCTGCTGCCGCTCGAGTCGCGCATCATCCACGTGCGCTGGAGCGGCGAGGCGGGCTGGATCCCGTTCGGCGACCTCGACCTCGGCCTCGGCCCCGAGAACGCGACGTGCTACCCGCACCCGGGCGAGATCGTGCTCTACCCGGGCGGCGTCTCCGAGACGGAGATCCTGCTCGCCTACGGCTACGTCAACTTCGCCTCGAAGGCCGGCCAGCTCGCGGGCAACCACTTCGCGACGATCGTCGAGGGAAACGAAAGCCTCTACACGCTCGGGCGCAAGTTCCTCTGGGAGGGCGCCCAGGAGATCGTCTTCCGCGAGGCTCCCTGA
- a CDS encoding thiolase family protein encodes MRRAVVLAAVRTPIGRYAGVLSGVRPDDLAAVAIAAAVERAGVDPAQIEDVHFGCANQAGEDNRNVARMAALLAGLPDSVAGLTVNRLCASGLAAVVSSCHTIVAGDGDLLVAGGVESMSRAPLVTAKPDTAFPRGDRTLWDTTLGWRFPNPRLAQRFPLESMGETGENVAERWGITRAEQDAFALRSQQRWAAAREAGRFDEEIVAVGDVVRDEHPRPETSAARLAALQPAFREGGTVTAGNASGISDGAAALVIASERKAVELGVEPLGVFRGSAVAGVDPRVMGIGPVPAVRRLLERAGLALDDLDLVELNEAFASQSLAVIRELGLDEEKVNVNGGAIALGHPLGMSGARLVVSLLHELARRGGRYGLATLCVGVGQGQAALFERP; translated from the coding sequence ATGAGGCGCGCGGTCGTCCTCGCCGCGGTGAGGACGCCGATCGGCCGCTACGCCGGTGTGCTCTCCGGCGTCCGGCCCGACGACCTCGCCGCCGTCGCGATAGCGGCCGCCGTCGAGCGGGCGGGAGTCGACCCGGCCCAGATCGAGGACGTCCACTTCGGCTGTGCCAACCAGGCGGGCGAGGACAACCGCAACGTCGCGCGCATGGCGGCCCTGCTCGCCGGACTGCCCGACTCCGTCGCCGGCCTGACCGTCAACCGGCTGTGCGCCTCCGGGCTCGCCGCCGTCGTGTCGTCCTGCCACACGATCGTCGCGGGAGACGGCGATCTGCTCGTCGCGGGCGGCGTGGAATCGATGAGCCGCGCCCCGCTCGTGACGGCCAAGCCCGACACGGCCTTCCCGCGCGGCGACCGCACGCTGTGGGACACCACGCTCGGCTGGCGCTTCCCCAACCCCCGCCTGGCGCAGCGCTTCCCGCTCGAGTCGATGGGGGAGACGGGCGAGAACGTCGCCGAGCGCTGGGGCATCACACGTGCCGAGCAGGACGCGTTCGCGCTCCGCTCGCAGCAGCGCTGGGCCGCCGCGCGCGAAGCGGGACGCTTCGACGAGGAGATCGTCGCCGTCGGCGACGTCGTCCGCGACGAGCATCCGCGGCCCGAGACGAGCGCCGCGCGGCTCGCCGCGCTGCAACCGGCCTTCCGCGAAGGTGGAACCGTGACGGCCGGCAACGCGAGCGGCATCAGCGACGGCGCCGCCGCGCTCGTGATCGCGAGCGAGAGGAAGGCGGTGGAGCTCGGCGTCGAGCCGCTCGGGGTCTTCCGCGGCTCGGCCGTCGCCGGCGTCGACCCGCGCGTCATGGGCATCGGCCCCGTCCCGGCGGTGCGACGGCTGCTCGAGCGCGCCGGGCTCGCGCTCGACGATCTCGACCTCGTCGAGCTGAACGAGGCCTTCGCCTCCCAGAGCCTTGCCGTCATCCGCGAGCTGGGTCTCGACGAGGAGAAGGTGAACGTGAACGGCGGCGCGATCGCGCTCGGGCACCCGCTGGGGATGAGCGGCGCGCGCCTCGTCGTGTCGCTGCTGCACGAGCTCGCGAGACGGGGCGGGCGCTACGGGCTCGCGACGCTCTGCGTCGGCGTCGGGCAGGGACAGGCGGCGCTGTTCGAGCGCCCCTGA
- a CDS encoding menaquinone biosynthesis family protein, whose amino-acid sequence MEIRVGHSPDPDDAFMYWALTTDLVATRGFVFQQVLADIQTLNQWARAGRLEVTAISLAAYPFVQDDYALLPHGASIGTGYGPIVVAREPASVDDLRGKEIVVPGVMTTAFLTLRLVLGDVPHRELPFEQIPDEVASGRADYGLLIHEGQLTFSDLGLHKVLDLGEWWLLETGLPLPLGVNVARRDVERLPDLSAVLGEAIRCGLEHRDEALEYALRFGRGIDEAVADRFIEMYVNDLTEDYGDEGRMAVSELLRRGEAIGAFPRPVSIDFVA is encoded by the coding sequence GTGGAGATTCGAGTCGGCCATAGCCCCGATCCCGACGATGCGTTCATGTACTGGGCGCTCACGACCGACCTCGTCGCCACGCGGGGCTTCGTCTTCCAGCAGGTGCTCGCCGACATCCAGACGCTCAACCAGTGGGCGCGCGCCGGCAGGCTCGAGGTGACGGCGATCTCCCTCGCCGCGTACCCGTTCGTGCAGGACGACTACGCGCTGCTCCCGCACGGCGCGAGCATCGGCACGGGCTACGGCCCGATCGTCGTCGCGCGCGAGCCCGCCTCGGTGGACGACCTGCGCGGCAAGGAGATCGTCGTCCCCGGCGTCATGACGACGGCGTTCCTGACGCTGCGGCTCGTCCTCGGCGACGTGCCCCACCGCGAGCTGCCGTTCGAGCAGATCCCCGACGAGGTCGCCTCCGGGCGTGCCGACTACGGCCTGCTCATCCACGAGGGCCAGCTCACGTTCTCCGACCTCGGCCTGCACAAGGTGCTCGACCTGGGAGAGTGGTGGCTGCTCGAGACCGGGCTGCCGCTGCCGCTCGGGGTCAACGTGGCACGGCGGGACGTCGAGCGGCTCCCGGATCTCTCCGCCGTGCTGGGCGAGGCGATCAGGTGCGGTCTCGAGCACCGCGACGAGGCCCTCGAGTACGCGCTCCGGTTCGGCCGCGGCATCGACGAGGCGGTCGCCGACCGCTTCATCGAGATGTACGTGAACGACCTCACCGAGGACTACGGCGACGAGGGCCGCATGGCCGTGTCCGAGCTGCTGCGGCGGGGCGAGGCGATCGGGGCGTTCCCCCGCCCCGTCTCGATCGACTTCGTCGCGTAG
- a CDS encoding metal-dependent transcriptional regulator, translated as MARATLSDAIQDYLREIYKLSGTAERVSTTALARGMGVSAASASAMVKKLAVLGLVEHAPYRGVTLTGDGERVALEVTRHHRLLELYLAQTLGIAVDEVHAEADRLEHVLSDELEARIDEALGFPTHDPHGDPIPDANLEWPDGS; from the coding sequence ATGGCGCGCGCGACGCTCTCCGACGCGATTCAGGACTACCTGCGCGAGATCTACAAGCTCTCCGGCACGGCCGAGCGCGTGTCGACGACGGCGCTCGCCCGCGGCATGGGCGTCTCCGCCGCGTCGGCGAGCGCGATGGTGAAGAAGCTCGCCGTGCTCGGGCTCGTCGAGCACGCGCCCTACCGGGGCGTGACGCTGACCGGCGACGGCGAGCGCGTCGCGCTCGAGGTGACGCGCCACCACCGGCTGCTCGAGCTGTACCTCGCGCAGACGCTGGGCATCGCGGTGGACGAGGTGCACGCGGAGGCCGACCGCCTCGAGCACGTGCTCTCCGACGAGCTCGAGGCACGCATCGACGAGGCGCTCGGCTTCCCGACCCACGACCCGCACGGCGACCCGATCCCCGACGCCAATCTCGAGTGGCCGGACGGTTCGTAG